The stretch of DNA GTCGAAATACGGTCGAACTCCGCGGTCTCCTCCTCGCCGTAGCCGGCGGCGAGGTAGTCGTCGCGCAGGTCGTAGGTCAGGCCGACGTGCATGCCCGCTCCCCCGGCTGCCGTGTCACGACTTGCGCCGGGGGGCGCGGCCCTTCTCCAGCTTGGCGGCGCCGCCGCCGCGGGGATCGGGGTAGCGGTACTGCCGGCCCTCGAAGTTGCGCAGCACGACGTCGCCGCCCTCGCGGCCGACCAGGTAGTCCGGCTGCAGGGGGATCTTGCCGCCGCCGCCGGGGGCGTCGATGACGTAGGTCGGCACGCCGTAGCCGGTGGTCCAGCCGCGCAGGCCCTGGATGATCTCCAGGCCCTTCTCGACCGTCGTGCGGAAGTGCGACGAACCGGAGATCGGGTCGCACTGGTACAGGTAGTACGGGCGCACGCGCATCATGAGCAGGTTCTGCATGAGGCGCTTCATGGTCTCGACGTCGTCGTTGACGCCCTTGAGCAGCACCGTCTGCGAGCCGAGCGGGATGCCGGCGTCGGCCAGCCGCGCGCAGGCGGTCGCCGACTCGGGCGTGCACTCGTCGGGGTGCAGGAAGTGGACGCTCACCAGCAGCGGGTGGTGCTTGCGCAGCATCTTCACCAGGGCGGGCGTGATGCGCTGGGGCATCACCGCGGGCGACTTGGTGCCGATGCGCACGATCTCCACATGGGGGATGCGGCGCAGCTCCGTGAGGATCCAGTCCAGCTTGTCGTCGGCGATGCTCAGGGGCTCGCCGCCCGACAGCAGCACGTCGCGGATCGCCGGGGTGCGGCGGATGTAGTCGATGCGCTCCTCGAGCTGCTCCTGCTTCGGCGAGTACTCGCCGTGGCCCACCAGGCGCGACCGCGTGCAGTAGCGGCAGTAGGTCGGGCAGAAGTCGTGCACCAGGAACAGGACGCGGTCCGGGTAGCGGTGCACGATGCCCGGCACCGGGCTGTGGCTGTCCTCGCCCAGGGGGTCGTCGGCCTCGCCGGGCATGCGCAGGTGTTCGGCCTGGGTCGGCACGACGGTCCGGCGCAGCGGCTGCTGCGGGTTGGCCGGGTCGAGCAGGCTCATGTAGTACGGGGTCACCGCCACCGGCAGCATGCTGCCGTCGCGCTGCAGGGCCAGCCG from bacterium encodes:
- a CDS encoding KamA family radical SAM protein; translated protein: MRRCPTSARSDHSVDAVVAVEREEERSEEPPSPAIAIADAPVAPEPATPPPGLPGGFFYPHEFAQPGARIGRRTREFRRAFFPEATAAEWNDWHWQLRNRVRTFEQFDRMLSLSPAERLALQRDGSMLPVAVTPYYMSLLDPANPQQPLRRTVVPTQAEHLRMPGEADDPLGEDSHSPVPGIVHRYPDRVLFLVHDFCPTYCRYCTRSRLVGHGEYSPKQEQLEERIDYIRRTPAIRDVLLSGGEPLSIADDKLDWILTELRRIPHVEIVRIGTKSPAVMPQRITPALVKMLRKHHPLLVSVHFLHPDECTPESATACARLADAGIPLGSQTVLLKGVNDDVETMKRLMQNLLMMRVRPYYLYQCDPISGSSHFRTTVEKGLEIIQGLRGWTTGYGVPTYVIDAPGGGGKIPLQPDYLVGREGGDVVLRNFEGRQYRYPDPRGGGAAKLEKGRAPRRKS